Proteins encoded within one genomic window of Gemmatimonadales bacterium:
- a CDS encoding response regulator transcription factor, whose product MKILLVEDDRKVAGFIEQGLKEEGYVVDVAPDGDEATMLAHVYDYDVILLDVMLPKKNGFQVALELRREGRTTPIMMLTSRDAGEDVVRGLDAGADDYLTKPFQFDELLARIRALHRRGGAERLDVIRVGPFEIDRIKHQASVEGKRIDLTAKEFQLFEYFMLHPAEVVRRTTLLEKVWDMHFDPESNVVDVHVGNLRRKLLKHASDPQIVTVRGVGFSLRTAEE is encoded by the coding sequence ATGAAAATCCTCCTCGTCGAAGACGATCGGAAAGTGGCCGGATTCATCGAACAAGGGCTCAAGGAGGAGGGCTACGTCGTCGATGTGGCTCCCGATGGCGACGAAGCCACCATGCTCGCGCACGTCTACGACTACGACGTCATTCTGCTCGACGTAATGTTGCCGAAGAAGAACGGCTTTCAGGTGGCCCTGGAACTGCGCCGCGAAGGACGCACCACCCCGATCATGATGCTCACCTCTCGAGACGCGGGCGAAGATGTCGTCCGAGGTCTCGATGCCGGAGCGGACGACTATCTGACCAAGCCGTTTCAGTTCGATGAACTGCTCGCCCGGATTCGGGCGCTGCACCGCCGAGGAGGCGCCGAGCGGCTGGATGTGATCCGAGTCGGGCCGTTCGAGATCGACCGCATCAAGCACCAGGCCAGTGTCGAGGGCAAGCGGATCGATCTGACCGCCAAAGAGTTTCAGCTTTTCGAGTACTTTATGCTGCATCCCGCCGAGGTTGTCCGGCGCACCACCCTGCTGGAGAAGGTCTGGGATATGCATTTCGACCCGGAGAGCAACGTGGTCGACGTGCACGTCGGCAACCTCCGGCGCAAACTTCTCAAACATGCCAGCGACCCGCAGATCGTGACGGTTCGCGGTGTCGGCTTCAGTCTTCGCACGGCTGAGGAGTGA
- a CDS encoding GAF domain-containing sensor histidine kinase, producing the protein MAPSNDPSDRIEQLVRATPELVGELSLETALPRIAELARSLLEAKYAAVGLLNPDHRTLKSFTTAGLTDDERARIGTPPIGHGVLGLVIREGQVIRLPDLQRHPAAVGFPPNHPPMHSFLGVPIVGRAGIVGDLYLTEKQGAAEFSDEDVHIALLLASIVASAVENAQLHERTIRLLEEVQQLHRSRERFFAMINHELRNALAAVYGWAELMVRKKDPAAVPRGSIEILEAAEHAVALINDLLDLNRLDEDRLKPIIRDVDCAALVRSALQRVTPVADERQVSLVGLDPGTAVLCRTDAHRVEQIFVNVLSNAVRYAPNGTRVTVTAAISGSVVEFEVLDQGPGVPADQTEHIFDIYYRAGAMDGSDPGHGVGLALSRRLARLLGGDLWAIPQSGGRFVLRLPGVPGTHP; encoded by the coding sequence ATGGCTCCAAGCAACGACCCCAGCGATCGTATCGAGCAGCTGGTCCGGGCCACGCCGGAGCTGGTGGGTGAGCTCAGCCTCGAGACCGCGCTGCCCCGGATCGCGGAGCTGGCGCGCAGCCTGCTCGAGGCCAAGTACGCGGCGGTTGGCCTGCTTAACCCGGACCACCGTACTCTCAAATCGTTCACGACGGCCGGGCTCACCGACGACGAACGCGCCCGAATCGGAACGCCCCCCATCGGTCACGGTGTCCTCGGTCTGGTAATCCGCGAGGGCCAGGTGATTCGCCTGCCCGACCTGCAACGTCATCCTGCCGCAGTCGGCTTCCCGCCCAACCATCCGCCGATGCACTCGTTCCTGGGAGTACCGATCGTCGGCCGAGCCGGCATCGTCGGCGACCTATACCTGACGGAAAAGCAGGGCGCCGCCGAATTCAGCGACGAGGACGTCCACATTGCCCTGTTGCTGGCCTCGATCGTGGCCTCCGCCGTCGAGAACGCCCAGCTGCATGAGCGGACCATCCGGCTCCTCGAAGAAGTGCAGCAACTGCATAGGAGCCGCGAGCGCTTCTTCGCGATGATCAATCACGAGCTGCGCAATGCTCTCGCTGCGGTGTACGGATGGGCCGAGCTGATGGTGAGGAAGAAGGATCCCGCGGCCGTTCCGCGCGGATCGATCGAAATTCTCGAGGCCGCGGAACACGCGGTTGCGCTGATCAATGACCTGCTCGATCTCAACCGGCTCGATGAGGATCGTCTCAAGCCGATCATCCGGGATGTCGACTGTGCCGCCCTGGTGCGCTCGGCCCTGCAGCGAGTGACCCCGGTTGCCGACGAGCGGCAGGTTTCACTCGTCGGTCTCGACCCGGGCACCGCGGTGCTGTGCCGCACCGATGCCCACCGCGTCGAACAGATCTTCGTCAACGTGCTCAGCAACGCCGTCCGCTACGCACCGAATGGCACCCGCGTGACGGTAACCGCGGCGATCAGTGGCAGTGTCGTCGAGTTCGAAGTGTTGGACCAGGGCCCTGGCGTGCCGGCCGACCAGACGGAGCATATCTTTGATATCTATTACCGTGCGGGCGCGATGGACGGCTCCGACCCCGGCCATGGAGTCGGCCTGGCGCTGTCGCGCCGGCTGGCACGGCTGCTCGGCGGCGACCTCTGGGCCATACCGCAAAGCGGCGGCCGGTTTGTCCTGCGGTTGCCGGGCGTACCCGGCACGCACCCTTAG
- a CDS encoding DUF2892 domain-containing protein has translation MVRNVGTIDRGLRLVIGILILGLYGALEPPWRYVTLLGLIPIGTALTGNCPMYTLFRINTCRTGGSSGPSQ, from the coding sequence ATGGTACGCAACGTTGGCACGATCGATCGCGGCTTACGGCTGGTCATCGGGATCCTGATTCTCGGGCTCTACGGTGCTCTCGAACCGCCCTGGCGCTACGTTACGCTGTTGGGCCTGATCCCCATCGGAACGGCCCTGACCGGCAATTGCCCGATGTATACGTTGTTTCGCATCAACACCTGTCGAACCGGCGGTTCCTCTGGTCCTTCCCAGTGA
- a CDS encoding universal stress protein, translating to MNSSRFGVYLGLRPHGEEQVLGDRILVASDDSEEGRYATEVASRLRGEHAAPLAILRVDQFAPSAAPGGSSPGALAGWLERQPRSATSWIAQGVPGIEISRFGDRHRASLIVLGRRDRAGRQPASLGETADAVVRRAGIPVLSVPKGSWPFRRGLVALDETPRSHQVLDLALRWSREIDLPLVGVTVTQNGAGATRRSVAVAASAAGMAGTPPAIQVSLRTGSPAVEILEEVCAAEAGVLVIGYRRGGPPKVVEPTETARSLLLAAPCAVLTVPL from the coding sequence ATGAATTCTTCACGGTTCGGCGTCTACCTTGGCCTTCGACCGCACGGCGAGGAGCAGGTGCTCGGAGACAGAATCCTGGTGGCCAGCGATGATTCGGAGGAGGGTCGCTATGCGACCGAGGTGGCCTCACGGCTCCGAGGGGAGCATGCCGCGCCCCTGGCCATCCTGCGCGTCGACCAGTTCGCTCCCTCGGCTGCGCCAGGGGGGTCGAGCCCGGGCGCGTTGGCGGGCTGGCTCGAACGACAACCCCGAAGCGCGACGTCGTGGATTGCACAGGGCGTTCCGGGTATCGAGATCAGCCGCTTCGGGGATCGGCACCGGGCTTCATTGATTGTGCTGGGCCGTCGCGATCGAGCCGGCCGGCAACCTGCGTCCCTCGGTGAGACCGCGGATGCCGTGGTACGGCGGGCCGGCATTCCGGTCCTCTCGGTCCCGAAGGGGAGCTGGCCCTTCCGTCGTGGCCTGGTGGCGCTCGACGAGACACCGCGTTCGCACCAGGTGCTCGATCTGGCCCTCCGCTGGAGCCGGGAAATCGACCTCCCCCTCGTCGGCGTCACGGTGACGCAGAACGGTGCCGGCGCGACCCGGCGGTCCGTCGCGGTGGCGGCCTCCGCGGCAGGCATGGCCGGCACGCCACCCGCCATCCAAGTCTCACTGCGTACCGGCAGTCCTGCCGTCGAGATTCTGGAGGAAGTCTGCGCGGCCGAGGCAGGTGTGCTCGTCATCGGCTATCGTCGGGGAGGGCCGCCCAAGGTCGTGGAACCGACCGAAACGGCACGCAGTCTTTTGCTGGCCGCACCGTGTGCGGTACTCACGGTGCCATTGTAG